TTTTATTTTTTAGTATAGTTATAAAGAAAACTAAAAAATTAGAAATAATAGGAGCTATTTTAAATATTCTAATTATATTTTTAATAATAATATCTATAGTTATAAGATGGAGAAATAATTTATGAAAAAACTAATAACATTAACCATCTTACAAGCCATAGAGAAATAAAATAATATATAATAGAAAATAAGAAGTTTAGAGTATTATTATGATATGATTTAGATAACAATTATCTTAGAATATTCATAACTTTGTTGTAAAACTCTTTTTAATTTAGTATAATTATGAATATAAAAAGGAGGAATAACTTATGAAAAAAATTATATTAGGAATATTATCAATAACTACAATTTTTGCATGCAGTAGTCTTAAAAATTTTGATGTTGAAGATAAGGATTATGTACTTGAATCAATAGAATATACAAGAGATACTAAAATAAATACTATAGGAAAAGGAATGACTATTGAATTTGAATCAAAAAAAATATCAGGTAAAAGTTTAGTGAATAATTTCTTTGGTGGATATAGAATAGATAAAAATAAATTAGTAGTCGATGGTTTAGGAGTAACTAGAATGGCAGGAAGTCCTGAAGAAATGAAATTGGAATCAGAATATTTAAATGCTTTAAGTAGTAATAAAAATATTGTTAAAGAAGGTGAAAGATTAATACTTGAGGCTCAAAATGGTATGAAACTTGTATATATAAAAGAAGTTGATGAAGATAAACTTGAAAATAAAACATTTAAATTAATTAATCCTGAATTTAAAGAGGCCGATATAACAATTAACTTCCAAGATGAGAGTATTGCAGGGAAAAGTGGTGTAAATAATTACTTTACAACTTATGAAATTGAAGATAATGTATTATTATTACAAACTATAGGCTCAACATTAATGGCAGGTGATCCTAAATTAATGGATCTTGAATTCAAATATTTAGGACTATTAAATAACGCTATTGGTATTAAATATGAGAATAAAATACTAACTCTTTATACTAAAGATAATCAAACATTAGTTTTTGAAGAAGTAAAATAATAAAAAAATACCTAATTGAGAAATATTCTCTTTTAGGTATTTTTTTTGTTGAATATTCAAGTAAAGAACCTATTTTTTTACACTAATCTATGGTATACTTAAATTAAATAAACAAGAAGGATGTAGATATGGTTAATAAGTTTGATGAATTAATTAATAAGAGAAAAGAATTTCAAAAAAAATCAGATGGAGTATCTGAAGTTAAAGTTTTACGTGAAATAGTTAAG
This Streptobacillus canis DNA region includes the following protein-coding sequences:
- a CDS encoding META domain-containing protein, encoding MKKIILGILSITTIFACSSLKNFDVEDKDYVLESIEYTRDTKINTIGKGMTIEFESKKISGKSLVNNFFGGYRIDKNKLVVDGLGVTRMAGSPEEMKLESEYLNALSSNKNIVKEGERLILEAQNGMKLVYIKEVDEDKLENKTFKLINPEFKEADITINFQDESIAGKSGVNNYFTTYEIEDNVLLLQTIGSTLMAGDPKLMDLEFKYLGLLNNAIGIKYENKILTLYTKDNQTLVFEEVK